In the genome of Paenibacillus pabuli, one region contains:
- a CDS encoding amidohydrolase family protein → MLKQEYWLTNVSLEQSYVMEDGQVTGTRTSLGHLRIEDGVIAAIVDGDTELTSELPQVDGKGLLLLPSFEEAHIHLDKTYYDAPWKAVRRISSIFERIEEEKVLLPKLLPDAKRQAESILSLIQGYGSTHVRSHCNIEPVSGLKRLEATKQALETFSGKISAEIVAFPQHGLLRSNSVELMRQAMAEGATHVGGLDPHTVDEHIEKSLNAMVELAVQYQAGIDIHLHDSGEPGKQTLLQLADLTEEAGLQGKVTVSHAFWFARAEQQEAENMAKCMASLGMSVASTVPIGKMMMPLPMLHKHGVKVKLATDSLTDHWSPFGNGDQLEKAGRFAELYGYSDERSLSQSLAFVTNGITPLDSEGQQVWPKVGDTASFILVHASCSAEAVARRSARQAVWYKGQLVSGSL, encoded by the coding sequence ATGTTGAAGCAGGAATACTGGTTAACCAACGTATCATTGGAGCAAAGTTATGTAATGGAAGACGGGCAGGTAACGGGCACCCGGACAAGCCTTGGTCATCTGCGGATTGAAGATGGAGTCATTGCAGCCATCGTGGATGGGGATACGGAGTTAACAAGTGAGCTGCCGCAGGTAGATGGTAAAGGACTGCTGCTGCTGCCTTCGTTCGAGGAAGCCCATATTCATTTGGATAAAACGTATTATGATGCACCATGGAAAGCGGTTCGACGCATCTCCAGCATTTTCGAACGGATTGAAGAAGAGAAAGTGTTGCTGCCCAAGCTATTACCCGATGCAAAGCGTCAGGCAGAGAGCATTCTGAGCCTGATTCAGGGATATGGGTCCACCCATGTGCGCAGTCATTGCAATATTGAACCGGTTAGCGGCTTGAAACGGCTGGAAGCGACAAAGCAGGCATTGGAGACATTTTCGGGCAAAATATCCGCTGAAATCGTCGCTTTTCCGCAGCATGGACTGCTCCGCTCTAATTCGGTTGAGCTCATGCGTCAAGCCATGGCAGAAGGGGCCACTCATGTAGGTGGACTTGATCCTCACACCGTGGACGAGCATATCGAGAAATCGCTAAATGCAATGGTTGAATTGGCTGTTCAGTATCAGGCAGGCATCGATATTCATTTGCATGATTCGGGAGAACCGGGTAAACAAACGTTGCTGCAATTGGCTGATCTGACCGAAGAAGCAGGACTTCAGGGCAAAGTTACCGTAAGCCATGCGTTCTGGTTCGCCCGTGCGGAACAGCAGGAAGCGGAAAATATGGCCAAGTGTATGGCCTCCCTTGGTATGAGTGTGGCTTCGACCGTGCCTATCGGCAAAATGATGATGCCACTCCCGATGCTGCATAAACATGGGGTGAAGGTGAAGCTGGCGACGGACAGTTTGACGGATCATTGGTCTCCTTTTGGTAATGGAGATCAACTGGAAAAAGCGGGCCGTTTCGCCGAACTGTACGGATATAGCGATGAACGGTCCTTGTCTCAATCGCTTGCATTTGTAACAAATGGCATCACTCCGCTGGATTCAGAGGGGCAACAGGTATGGCCGAAGGTAGGGGACACGGCGAGTTTTATACTCGTTCACGCAAGTTGTTCTGCGGAAGCTGTTGCCAGAAGATCTGCACGACAGGCGGTATGGTACAAGGGGCAATTGGTGAGCGGATCTTTGTAG
- a CDS encoding DUF1361 domain-containing protein, with protein sequence MSSILIAATIGCLLVAADLRTKTNTNMYQFLTWDIFLAWVPLIISSTISYVSNKKITRTSIALVGGMCACWLFFLPNSAYLFTEILHAFRYFDPQGGTKFWVNIDFWYSLTLTFVVAILGLALSICSIHQIHKLLDKRLNQFSSMIVVGIILLLSSLGVYIGRFNRWNSWDVLKQPGLILKDIMTDLSAGNSILVEFVAMVFVIQVLGYITLRILMGKSNNI encoded by the coding sequence ATGAGTAGTATTTTAATCGCTGCTACCATAGGTTGTCTACTTGTTGCTGCCGACTTGCGTACCAAAACAAACACGAACATGTATCAATTTTTAACGTGGGATATTTTCTTGGCATGGGTTCCATTGATCATTTCATCAACGATTAGTTATGTAAGCAATAAGAAAATTACAAGAACGAGCATCGCACTAGTCGGGGGAATGTGTGCATGCTGGCTGTTCTTTCTACCGAATTCGGCATATCTGTTCACAGAAATTTTACATGCATTCAGATACTTTGATCCTCAAGGAGGAACTAAATTCTGGGTTAATATTGATTTTTGGTATAGCCTCACCCTAACGTTTGTCGTAGCCATACTGGGTTTAGCTCTGTCCATTTGCTCCATACATCAAATCCACAAATTGTTAGATAAACGATTAAACCAATTTAGCAGCATGATAGTTGTAGGCATTATTTTACTCCTGAGCAGTCTAGGGGTATACATCGGGAGATTTAATCGGTGGAATAGTTGGGATGTCCTGAAGCAGCCTGGCCTAATTTTGAAGGATATCATGACTGATTTAAGTGCAGGTAACAGTATTCTGGTTGAATTTGTGGCTATGGTATTTGTGATTCAAGTTTTGGGATATATTACACTTCGTATATTAATGGGGAAGTCCAATAATATCTAG
- a CDS encoding methylated-DNA--[protein]-cysteine S-methyltransferase yields MRKSIMWTKMELDGRPWVLLATEKGLCRVIMPNETLEDWSSWMGRIAPGVELEENEAALKQTGMMDWLQAYFAGDKVAFTNEIPLDLIGTAFQQQVWAELGNVPYGETRTYGDIAAAVGRPSAVRAVGAANGANPIPVLLPCHRIIGANRKLTGFRGGLEMKRRLLDIEQIEGVTDGGHARFNF; encoded by the coding sequence ATGAGAAAGAGTATCATGTGGACCAAAATGGAACTGGACGGTCGTCCGTGGGTATTGCTAGCCACCGAAAAAGGGTTATGCCGGGTCATTATGCCCAATGAAACGCTGGAAGATTGGAGCAGTTGGATGGGACGAATTGCTCCTGGAGTGGAGCTCGAAGAGAACGAAGCAGCGTTGAAGCAGACAGGCATGATGGATTGGCTGCAAGCCTATTTTGCGGGAGACAAAGTGGCCTTCACCAATGAAATTCCACTTGATCTGATCGGAACGGCATTCCAACAGCAGGTATGGGCGGAGTTGGGGAATGTTCCTTATGGTGAGACAAGAACCTATGGCGACATTGCTGCTGCGGTGGGCAGACCTTCAGCGGTACGAGCTGTTGGCGCCGCCAATGGAGCCAACCCCATCCCGGTACTGCTGCCGTGTCACCGCATTATCGGTGCCAACCGCAAGCTGACCGGTTTTCGCGGTGGGTTGGAGATGAAGCGAAGACTGCTGGATATTGAACAGATCGAAGGTGTGACCGATGGCGGGCATGCGCGGTTTAATTTCTGA
- a CDS encoding DNA alkylation repair protein, producing the protein MESVVRTQLLSLVEPEYQKFSAALIPNITNLLGVRLPEIRKMAKQIVKEDWRAYLKTADDDYFEEVMLQAMVIGHARADMEELLQHVAWFVPKIDNWSICDSFCAGLKYTKAHMDQVWQFLQPYLASNQEYDIRFGVVMLLNFYMEEKYISQVLASLDAIHHEGYYVKMAVAWAISIAYVKQPEATLRYLQDNTLDDFTYNKALQKITESYRVDSETKQFIRSMKRKVKKTVRV; encoded by the coding sequence GTGGAATCGGTTGTAAGAACACAATTGTTATCTCTGGTCGAACCGGAATATCAGAAATTCTCGGCTGCACTCATTCCAAATATCACGAATCTGTTAGGTGTGAGACTGCCTGAAATACGCAAGATGGCGAAACAAATCGTTAAAGAGGACTGGCGTGCCTATCTGAAAACCGCTGATGATGATTATTTTGAAGAAGTGATGCTGCAAGCGATGGTCATCGGTCATGCCCGGGCAGATATGGAGGAACTTCTGCAACATGTTGCCTGGTTTGTTCCCAAAATAGATAACTGGTCGATATGCGACAGCTTCTGCGCCGGTCTGAAATATACCAAGGCACATATGGATCAGGTGTGGCAATTCTTGCAGCCCTATCTGGCATCCAACCAGGAGTATGACATTCGCTTCGGGGTTGTGATGCTGTTGAACTTTTATATGGAAGAAAAATATATCAGCCAAGTTCTTGCTTCATTAGATGCCATTCATCACGAAGGTTATTATGTGAAAATGGCAGTGGCCTGGGCCATCTCCATCGCTTATGTGAAACAGCCTGAAGCCACGCTGCGTTATTTGCAGGACAATACGTTGGACGACTTTACGTATAATAAGGCTCTTCAGAAAATAACCGAGTCCTATCGTGTTGATTCGGAGACGAAGCAGTTCATCCGCAGCATGAAACGAAAAGTGAAAAAAACGGTTCGTGTGTAG
- the mgtE gene encoding magnesium transporter — MNRSHPKKDFSVEEITELLVQFVQTQNLTEFYKWAKELHPYDLSLVYKKFPEQETKRFLLLFKPDVLADMAEALTLHEQVHLFEQLGPERTLEVMQQMDKSDLIRFMHDLPLKRREELLSTMNLDHSSIIRSVLNYPPETAGRIMTDRYRTLLSHETAKEVLRESQASLHIPAASYLYVTDDEGKLVGVVSYKSLAQADDNTKVEELMTGRVIHATVDMDQEEAAQLLQRYEFMALPVVDENRRLCGVIQMDDVIDIIMDEASEDIAKMGGGSKDIDFDTKPLVAVRRRLPWLILLLFIGLISGSIVDFFEDTLNQVVALAFFMPMIAGMTGNTGTQSLAVVVRGLIGRKLDKATVLALIGREIKVGTMIGLVCGLLITVIAYFWQGDWLLGAIIGVSLFFTLVIGTLTGTCIPLLLSRFKVDPAVASGPLITTLNDILSLFIYFGIATRFLDALM, encoded by the coding sequence ATGAACCGATCCCATCCCAAAAAAGATTTTTCGGTTGAAGAGATTACGGAGCTCCTTGTGCAATTCGTGCAAACCCAAAACCTGACCGAATTTTATAAATGGGCCAAAGAGCTGCATCCCTACGACCTTTCGCTTGTATATAAAAAGTTCCCTGAACAAGAGACGAAACGCTTCCTGCTTTTATTCAAGCCGGACGTTCTCGCCGACATGGCAGAAGCGCTCACGCTTCACGAACAGGTGCATCTATTCGAACAGTTAGGCCCGGAACGCACGCTCGAAGTCATGCAGCAAATGGACAAAAGTGATCTGATTCGCTTCATGCATGATCTGCCCCTCAAACGCAGAGAAGAACTGTTGTCTACGATGAATCTGGATCACTCTTCGATCATCCGCTCCGTGCTGAACTATCCACCAGAGACGGCTGGACGGATCATGACCGATCGTTACCGTACCCTGTTATCGCATGAAACGGCAAAAGAAGTGCTGCGAGAATCGCAGGCTTCGCTGCACATTCCTGCGGCTAGTTACCTGTATGTCACGGATGATGAAGGCAAACTGGTTGGAGTTGTGAGTTATAAGTCCCTCGCTCAAGCAGATGACAACACCAAAGTGGAAGAGCTGATGACCGGGCGTGTCATCCATGCAACTGTCGATATGGACCAGGAGGAAGCCGCACAGCTGTTGCAGCGTTATGAATTTATGGCGTTGCCTGTCGTGGATGAGAACCGCAGACTATGCGGTGTGATCCAAATGGATGATGTGATTGATATTATTATGGACGAAGCCAGTGAAGACATCGCCAAGATGGGTGGCGGCAGCAAAGATATCGATTTTGATACCAAACCGCTGGTTGCCGTCAGACGTCGCCTGCCTTGGCTGATTTTACTATTGTTCATCGGTTTGATTTCGGGCAGCATCGTGGATTTTTTCGAGGATACGCTGAATCAGGTTGTGGCACTGGCGTTCTTCATGCCCATGATCGCCGGCATGACGGGAAATACGGGTACGCAATCCCTTGCAGTCGTTGTACGGGGATTGATCGGACGCAAGCTGGACAAGGCCACAGTGCTCGCGCTTATTGGCCGGGAGATCAAGGTGGGTACAATGATTGGACTTGTATGCGGCTTGCTGATTACGGTCATCGCCTATTTCTGGCAAGGTGACTGGCTGCTCGGAGCGATTATTGGCGTATCACTATTCTTCACCCTGGTTATTGGAACACTGACCGGTACCTGTATTCCGCTTCTACTCAGTCGTTTCAAAGTAGACCCTGCGGTCGCCTCCGGCCCATTAATCACAACGCTGAATGATATTTTGTCGCTGTTTATCTATTTCGGCATCGCAACCCGTTTTTTGGATGCCTTGATGTAA
- the mmsB gene encoding multiple monosaccharide ABC transporter permease gives MEMLTRLFKNNIRQYGMIIALVVIMLLFEVLTGGLLLKPINITNLILQNSYILVLAIGMVLVIITGHIDLSVGSIAAFVGAVAAIMMVDWQLPAWLAVIAALVVGALIGAWQGFWIAYVRIPAFIVTLAGMLLFRGLTMIVLEGQSISPFPGGFQKISSGFLPDIQISGLGLVSIIVGLVLTVWYIVNELRERRSQRKYGFEVVSQGLFLLKLLVVAVVTNLFTFMLASYAGIPNILILLFVLIAVYSFIMNRTVMGRHVYALGGNEKAAGLSGVKTKKVTFWVFVNMGVMAAISGLIFAARLNAATPRAGTNFELDAIAACFIGGASASGGIGTVFGAIIGGLVMGVLNNGMSLIGLGIDWQQGIKGLVLLLAVAFDIYNKNKRSA, from the coding sequence ATGGAAATGTTAACTAGACTGTTCAAAAATAATATACGGCAATACGGCATGATTATCGCGCTGGTTGTCATTATGCTGCTGTTTGAGGTACTGACCGGGGGGCTGCTGCTCAAGCCGATCAACATTACGAATCTGATCTTGCAGAACAGTTACATTCTTGTACTTGCCATTGGTATGGTGCTTGTCATCATTACCGGACATATCGATCTGTCGGTAGGTTCGATTGCTGCTTTTGTAGGGGCGGTTGCCGCCATTATGATGGTTGATTGGCAGCTTCCGGCCTGGCTGGCGGTCATTGCTGCTTTGGTGGTCGGCGCGTTAATTGGAGCGTGGCAGGGATTCTGGATTGCATATGTACGGATTCCGGCATTTATCGTAACCCTGGCCGGCATGCTGCTCTTCCGTGGTTTGACGATGATTGTGCTGGAGGGCCAGTCAATCTCTCCTTTTCCAGGAGGGTTTCAGAAAATAAGCTCAGGCTTCCTGCCTGATATTCAAATTTCTGGCCTCGGTCTGGTGTCGATCATTGTTGGTCTTGTTCTCACGGTCTGGTATATCGTAAATGAACTGCGGGAGCGCCGTTCCCAGCGAAAATACGGATTCGAGGTTGTATCTCAGGGGCTCTTCCTGCTCAAGCTGCTGGTCGTGGCTGTAGTGACGAATTTGTTCACTTTCATGCTTGCGAGCTATGCAGGCATCCCGAATATTCTGATTCTGCTGTTTGTATTAATTGCTGTCTACTCCTTCATCATGAACCGCACCGTTATGGGGCGCCATGTATATGCACTGGGGGGCAATGAAAAGGCTGCCGGTCTGTCCGGGGTCAAAACGAAAAAAGTGACCTTCTGGGTATTCGTTAACATGGGTGTAATGGCCGCCATTTCCGGCCTGATCTTCGCGGCGCGGCTGAATGCGGCTACACCAAGAGCAGGTACCAACTTTGAGCTGGATGCCATTGCAGCCTGCTTTATTGGCGGAGCTTCCGCTTCTGGAGGAATAGGGACCGTATTCGGTGCGATCATCGGCGGTTTGGTCATGGGGGTTCTGAACAACGGGATGTCCCTGATTGGGTTGGGTATAGACTGGCAGCAGGGCATCAAGGGTTTGGTACTGTTGCTGGCGGTTGCCTTCGATATTTATAATAAAAACAAACGATCTGCGTAG
- the mmsA gene encoding multiple monosaccharide ABC transporter ATP-binding protein → MAGIILEMKGITKTFPGVKALENVNLKVREGEIHALCGENGAGKSTLMKVLSGVYPHGTYEGDILFQGKTCEFKDIKQSEDLGIVIIHQELALIPYLSIAENIYLGNERTSKGIINWKETFVGTRELLGKVGLNENPNTLVSSIGVGKQQLVEIAKALSKKVRLLILDEPTAALNEDDSENLLQLMLEFKKQGIACILISHKLNEVSKVSDSVTILRDGKTIETLDMKKDKVTEDRIISGMVGRDLTSRYPERHASIGEVILEVKDWTVYHEHHADRKVLDQINMNIRRGEIVGIAGLMGAGRTELAMSIFGKSYGRSISGQLIKDGKPIQNNSVTEAIQNGFAYVTEDRKEYGLILMDDIKRNISLTGLGKLTKNAVVNEREEVLVAEDMKKSMNIKAPSILQKTGNLSGGNQQKVVLSKWIFAGPDILILDEPTRGIDVGAKFEIYTIIHRLAAEGKGVLVISSELPEVLGLCDRIYVMNAGRITGEVSREKASQETLMRYMTKSGGGKHGNVN, encoded by the coding sequence ATGGCCGGAATAATTCTGGAAATGAAGGGCATCACCAAAACATTTCCCGGTGTAAAAGCGCTGGAAAATGTCAATCTCAAGGTCAGAGAAGGCGAGATTCATGCGTTATGCGGTGAGAATGGCGCAGGTAAATCCACGCTGATGAAGGTGCTTAGCGGTGTATATCCGCACGGAACGTATGAAGGGGATATTTTATTTCAGGGCAAAACGTGTGAGTTCAAGGACATCAAGCAAAGCGAGGATCTGGGTATTGTCATCATCCATCAGGAGCTGGCGCTGATTCCCTACCTTTCAATTGCGGAAAATATCTATCTGGGCAACGAGCGTACCAGCAAAGGGATTATTAACTGGAAAGAAACGTTTGTAGGTACAAGGGAATTGCTCGGCAAGGTGGGCCTGAATGAAAATCCGAACACCCTGGTTTCCAGCATCGGTGTGGGTAAGCAGCAGCTGGTTGAAATTGCGAAAGCGCTCTCCAAAAAGGTTCGACTGCTCATTCTGGATGAGCCTACCGCGGCATTAAACGAGGATGACAGTGAAAATCTGCTTCAGTTGATGCTGGAATTCAAGAAGCAGGGCATCGCCTGTATTCTCATTTCCCACAAGCTGAACGAGGTGTCGAAGGTGTCGGATTCGGTGACCATACTGCGGGACGGCAAGACAATCGAAACACTGGATATGAAAAAGGACAAAGTGACTGAAGACCGGATTATTAGCGGGATGGTAGGGCGTGATCTGACCAGCCGTTATCCAGAGCGTCATGCGAGCATCGGTGAAGTCATCCTGGAAGTGAAGGATTGGACCGTATATCACGAGCATCATGCTGACCGGAAGGTGCTGGATCAGATCAATATGAACATCAGACGAGGCGAGATTGTAGGCATTGCTGGTCTGATGGGAGCAGGGCGCACGGAGCTGGCGATGAGCATATTTGGCAAATCCTATGGTCGCAGCATATCGGGCCAGCTCATCAAAGATGGCAAGCCCATTCAGAACAACAGCGTCACGGAGGCGATTCAGAACGGCTTCGCTTACGTGACAGAGGATCGCAAGGAATATGGTCTGATTCTGATGGACGATATCAAGCGGAACATTTCCCTTACCGGTCTTGGCAAGCTGACCAAAAATGCGGTGGTGAACGAACGGGAGGAAGTTCTGGTAGCCGAGGATATGAAAAAAAGCATGAATATCAAGGCACCGAGCATTTTGCAGAAAACCGGCAATCTGAGTGGCGGGAATCAGCAGAAGGTGGTGCTGAGCAAATGGATTTTTGCCGGACCGGATATTCTCATTCTGGATGAACCGACACGCGGCATCGATGTCGGAGCCAAATTCGAAATCTATACCATTATTCATCGGCTGGCCGCTGAGGGCAAGGGTGTGCTGGTGATCTCATCCGAGCTTCCGGAGGTACTGGGCCTATGTGACCGAATCTACGTGATGAATGCCGGACGAATCACGGGAGAAGTCAGTCGGGAAAAAGCATCGCAGGAAACGTTGATGAGATATATGACCAAGTCAGGAGGCGGGAAGCATGGAAATGTTAACTAG
- the chvE gene encoding multiple monosaccharide ABC transporter substrate-binding protein: protein MKKGALIIWLLVMALMLSACNLAESETGSKEKGYVGISMPTKSSERWVGDGENMVRLFQEQGYKTDLQYAEDVVENQISQIENMITKGVDVMVIASVDGNTLTDVIKKAHDQGIQVISYDRLIRNTPYLTYYATFDNFKVGVLQASYIEQKLGLKEGKGPFNIELFGGSPDDNNAYFFFDGAMSVLKPYMDSGKLIVRSKQTTMAQIATLRWDGALAQSRMDNLLSAYYSADNLDAVLSPYDGISIGIISSLKGVGYGKANKPLPVITGQDAELASIKSIVAGEQTQTVFKDTRKLAEKTVEMANSILQGESAEVNDEKSYNNGIKIIPAFLLDPISVDRTNVEKDIVGSQYYTKEEIGLK, encoded by the coding sequence ATGAAAAAAGGAGCACTGATCATCTGGCTGCTGGTGATGGCCTTGATGCTCTCTGCCTGCAACCTGGCTGAGAGTGAAACTGGCAGCAAGGAAAAAGGGTATGTCGGCATTTCGATGCCAACGAAATCCTCCGAACGCTGGGTTGGGGACGGAGAGAACATGGTTCGTCTTTTTCAGGAGCAGGGGTATAAAACGGATTTGCAGTACGCAGAGGACGTGGTGGAGAATCAAATTTCACAGATTGAGAACATGATCACCAAAGGTGTGGACGTGATGGTGATTGCGTCCGTTGACGGCAATACGCTGACGGATGTCATCAAAAAGGCGCATGACCAGGGTATACAGGTCATTTCGTATGACCGCCTGATACGCAACACTCCCTATTTGACGTATTACGCCACTTTTGACAATTTCAAGGTCGGCGTGCTCCAGGCGTCCTACATTGAACAGAAGCTGGGGCTCAAAGAGGGCAAAGGTCCTTTTAACATTGAGCTGTTTGGCGGTTCTCCAGATGACAACAACGCCTACTTCTTTTTTGACGGCGCGATGTCGGTCCTGAAGCCATACATGGATTCCGGCAAGCTGATTGTACGAAGCAAGCAGACAACGATGGCTCAGATTGCGACACTGCGCTGGGATGGCGCCTTGGCCCAATCGCGAATGGATAATTTGCTCAGTGCCTATTACTCGGCAGATAATCTGGATGCGGTGTTATCTCCATATGACGGGATCAGTATCGGGATCATTTCATCGTTAAAAGGGGTTGGCTACGGGAAAGCGAACAAGCCTCTGCCGGTGATTACCGGTCAGGACGCCGAACTGGCTTCGATCAAGTCCATTGTGGCGGGGGAACAGACTCAGACCGTATTCAAGGACACCCGCAAGCTGGCGGAGAAGACGGTAGAGATGGCCAACAGCATATTACAGGGGGAATCGGCGGAAGTGAATGACGAAAAGTCATATAACAACGGTATAAAGATCATTCCTGCCTTTTTGCTTGACCCCATTTCTGTGGATCGCACCAACGTGGAAAAGGATATTGTGGGCAGTCAATATTACACGAAAGAGGAAATTGGACTGAAATAA
- a CDS encoding response regulator transcription factor: MTALATTETGNLEKRYRVLIADDEPIIREGIRDSTDWTALGMEVAGEAEDGEEALELATALGVDIILVDMNMPFLNGIDLIRRLQVDCPNCRCVIVSGHDEFAYAQEAVRLGVEDYILKPVQAEQLYSALARLRQRLDEERKRTAYVRQAADQIERNIPLLRQRFCLEWLEGQAENKKLTEQLSFLRLPSAPPVQIGIVRWPAAEARQTIMRENDRQLFLFAVENIISELLTDLSHVLFRESNGLIGICLWQATSADMESTIEQSVSSCLNIAVHVHMETHIGTLEEAPATYRECREVIYGQARLSPLVRRARQLIQEDYTDRNLTLESLASRLQVSAVYLSRVLKKELNDSFVTLVTHARIRKAVQLLDSTSLPIHRIAEHVGYDTQHYFSTAFKKTMGISPVQYRKGGGTREGVSSECE; this comes from the coding sequence ATGACAGCTTTGGCTACGACAGAGACAGGGAATTTGGAGAAGCGTTACCGAGTGCTGATTGCCGATGATGAGCCCATTATTCGGGAAGGCATTCGGGATTCAACCGACTGGACAGCACTGGGCATGGAGGTTGCCGGAGAAGCGGAGGATGGCGAGGAAGCGCTGGAACTGGCTACAGCTCTGGGTGTGGATATCATTTTGGTTGATATGAACATGCCATTTCTGAACGGGATCGATCTGATTCGCCGCCTTCAGGTCGATTGTCCGAACTGCCGCTGTGTGATCGTGTCCGGACATGATGAATTTGCTTATGCCCAGGAGGCGGTTCGGCTAGGGGTAGAGGATTATATTCTGAAGCCTGTACAGGCAGAACAGCTGTATTCTGCGCTTGCACGGCTGCGTCAGCGGTTGGATGAAGAACGGAAGCGAACGGCGTATGTGAGACAGGCTGCGGATCAGATTGAACGCAATATCCCACTTCTGCGCCAACGCTTTTGTCTGGAGTGGCTGGAAGGACAGGCGGAGAATAAGAAGCTGACCGAGCAGCTCTCGTTTTTGCGTCTGCCCTCTGCCCCGCCAGTGCAGATCGGAATCGTGCGTTGGCCTGCGGCAGAAGCAAGACAGACCATTATGCGGGAAAATGATCGTCAATTGTTCCTTTTTGCTGTGGAAAATATTATCAGTGAACTGCTGACGGACCTGTCGCATGTACTGTTCAGGGAATCGAACGGGTTAATTGGCATATGTCTGTGGCAGGCGACCTCTGCAGATATGGAGTCCACAATTGAACAGTCCGTCAGTTCCTGTCTGAATATTGCCGTTCACGTCCATATGGAGACGCACATAGGTACGTTGGAGGAAGCGCCGGCTACCTATCGCGAGTGTCGTGAAGTTATATATGGACAAGCCCGTTTGTCCCCGCTGGTTCGCCGGGCGCGCCAGCTTATTCAAGAGGACTATACGGATCGAAATCTGACGCTGGAATCGCTCGCTTCCCGCCTGCAAGTATCTGCTGTGTATTTGAGCCGGGTGCTCAAGAAAGAGCTGAACGACTCCTTCGTGACACTTGTCACGCATGCCCGCATCCGTAAGGCTGTGCAGCTGCTGGACTCTACGTCATTGCCTATCCATCGGATTGCAGAGCATGTAGGGTACGATACGCAGCATTATTTTAGTACAGCGTTCAAAAAAACGATGGGCATCTCGCCTGTACAGTATCGCAAAGGCGGTGGTACAAGAGAGGGCGTCTCATCGGAGTGTGAATAG